In Corynebacterium ulcerans, one genomic interval encodes:
- a CDS encoding RelA/SpoT family protein: MAQEKRPQKQQSSMRSMSARLARSLTGNRVRVNPVLEPLLAIHREFHPKADPVLLDRAYTTAEHLHEGVFRKSGDPYITHPLAVATIAAEIGMDTTTLVAALLHDTVEDTDYSLEDLTRDFGEEVARLVDGVTKLDKVALGAAAEAETIRKMIVAMSQDPRVLVIKVADRLHNMRTMRFLPPEKQAKKARQTLEVIAPLAHRLGMASVKWELEDLSFAILYPKKYEEVVRLVADRAPSRDRYLKEITSQLQQALRENHIEAEVMGRPKHYWSIYQKMIVRGKDFEDIFDLVGIRILVDSINNCYAAIGVVHALYAAMPGRFKDYISSPKFGVYQSLHTTVMGDEGKPLEVQVRTHEMHFNAEYGIAAHWRYKETKGKNSGEQAEIDQMSWMRQLLDWQKEAADPNEFLDSLRYDLTSKQIFVFTPKGDVVNLPVDSTPVDFAYAVHTEVGHRCIGAKINGKLVALETKLKSGDRVEVFTSKDQNAGPSRDWQDFVISPRAKAKIRQWFAKERREEYLEAGRDALAAEVQRGGLPMHRLFTAHSMKQVSTELHYPDVDALYTAIGSGSVSAAHVVNRLMATFGSTDDAEDTLVARTPFSELVNSKTQVTDKNGILVEGSPDVMAKLAKCCMPVPGDDIFGFVTRGGGVSVHRTDCTNADSLKNEPQRLISVSWASEGGSVFAATLQLEALDRDGLLMDLTRVINEQRVQVIAMSSNASDDHVATVRFTFSVSDTKQLGSLMTQLRNTEGVFDVYRLTSGG, encoded by the coding sequence ATGGCGCAAGAAAAACGACCGCAAAAGCAGCAGAGCTCGATGCGGAGCATGTCGGCGCGTTTGGCGCGAAGCCTAACGGGGAACCGAGTCCGCGTGAATCCGGTATTGGAACCATTATTGGCCATTCACCGGGAGTTCCATCCAAAGGCCGATCCCGTGCTTTTAGATCGGGCTTATACTACCGCGGAGCACCTTCATGAGGGGGTGTTCCGAAAATCGGGTGATCCGTACATCACCCATCCGCTTGCCGTTGCAACGATTGCTGCGGAAATCGGCATGGACACCACAACGCTGGTAGCAGCGCTGCTCCATGACACCGTAGAAGATACTGATTATTCTTTAGAAGACCTCACGCGCGACTTCGGAGAAGAAGTAGCGCGGCTTGTCGACGGCGTAACCAAGCTGGACAAAGTCGCCCTAGGCGCCGCTGCGGAAGCAGAAACAATCCGTAAAATGATCGTGGCTATGAGTCAGGATCCTCGCGTGCTGGTGATCAAAGTAGCCGATCGTCTTCATAACATGCGTACTATGCGTTTCCTGCCGCCGGAGAAGCAAGCAAAGAAGGCGCGTCAGACTCTTGAAGTAATTGCGCCGCTGGCTCACCGGTTGGGAATGGCCAGCGTGAAATGGGAGCTTGAAGACCTCTCTTTTGCAATCCTTTATCCCAAAAAGTATGAGGAAGTCGTGCGCTTGGTTGCTGACCGGGCACCGTCGCGGGACCGGTACCTCAAGGAAATTACGTCTCAGCTGCAACAAGCTTTGAGGGAAAACCATATTGAAGCTGAGGTTATGGGGCGGCCAAAGCACTACTGGTCGATTTACCAGAAGATGATTGTTCGAGGGAAAGACTTTGAAGATATCTTTGACCTCGTTGGCATCCGCATCCTCGTAGACAGCATTAATAATTGTTATGCAGCGATTGGTGTTGTCCATGCCCTTTATGCCGCAATGCCAGGGCGATTTAAAGACTATATTTCTTCGCCCAAATTCGGTGTTTACCAGTCTCTTCACACCACGGTGATGGGGGACGAGGGTAAACCACTAGAGGTGCAGGTGCGCACCCATGAGATGCACTTCAATGCTGAATATGGCATTGCTGCGCACTGGCGTTACAAGGAGACCAAGGGTAAAAACAGCGGTGAGCAGGCCGAGATCGACCAGATGTCGTGGATGCGGCAGCTATTAGATTGGCAAAAAGAAGCAGCTGATCCTAACGAGTTCCTGGATAGCCTACGTTATGACCTCACCAGCAAACAGATCTTTGTTTTCACTCCCAAAGGCGATGTAGTCAACTTGCCGGTGGACTCTACTCCTGTAGATTTTGCTTACGCAGTGCACACAGAAGTGGGGCATCGATGCATCGGCGCCAAGATCAACGGCAAACTCGTAGCGCTTGAAACTAAGCTCAAGTCCGGCGATCGAGTCGAGGTCTTTACCTCGAAAGATCAAAACGCTGGTCCCTCGCGCGATTGGCAAGACTTTGTTATCTCTCCGCGCGCTAAAGCTAAGATCCGGCAATGGTTTGCCAAGGAACGCCGCGAGGAATACCTTGAGGCTGGGCGCGATGCCCTTGCCGCAGAAGTGCAGCGGGGCGGGCTTCCTATGCATCGCCTGTTTACCGCGCATTCAATGAAGCAGGTGTCGACGGAGCTGCATTACCCCGATGTGGACGCTCTCTACACAGCCATTGGCTCGGGATCAGTGTCCGCAGCGCATGTGGTTAACCGGCTTATGGCCACATTTGGCAGCACAGATGACGCTGAAGACACCCTGGTGGCGCGTACGCCTTTTAGCGAGCTCGTTAACTCTAAGACTCAGGTCACGGACAAAAACGGCATCCTAGTCGAGGGAAGCCCCGACGTTATGGCAAAGCTGGCTAAATGCTGTATGCCAGTTCCCGGAGACGATATCTTTGGCTTTGTCACACGTGGTGGCGGCGTATCGGTGCACCGGACGGACTGTACCAACGCGGATAGCTTGAAAAACGAGCCCCAGCGTCTTATCTCTGTCTCGTGGGCGTCGGAAGGCGGCTCGGTCTTCGCTGCTACACTGCAATTGGAAGCACTGGATCGCGACGGTCTGCTGATGGATCTGACCCGGGTGATCAATGAGCAACGAGTCCAGGTTATTGCCATGAGCTCGAATGCTTCTGACGACCACGTGGCTACTGTGCGCTTTACGTTCTCCGTATCAGACACGAAACAGCTGGGATCATTGATGACTCAGCTGCGAAACACTGAGGGCGTTTTTGACGTCTACCGGTTGACTTCGGGCGGGTAG
- a CDS encoding adenine phosphoribosyltransferase, with product MSHQTYMNARDALASKTRFVPDFPAPGILFEDLTPVLADPEAFRLVVDELSAAAKAMGADLIGGLDARGFLLGSAVAYNTGKGILAIRKKGKLPPPVHTQEYALEYGTAALELPGEGIDLQGKKVVLIDDVLATGGTLVAAKSLIENCGGTVAGYAVVLEVKNLKGRERLSDAPLVVVNEPETIN from the coding sequence ATGAGCCACCAGACTTATATGAACGCACGAGATGCGCTTGCCTCGAAGACGAGATTTGTGCCGGATTTTCCTGCCCCTGGCATTCTTTTTGAAGACTTGACCCCTGTACTGGCAGACCCTGAGGCATTTCGGCTTGTCGTTGATGAGCTGTCGGCAGCGGCGAAAGCAATGGGGGCGGACCTCATCGGCGGATTGGATGCACGTGGTTTTCTTCTTGGTTCGGCGGTTGCGTATAACACGGGTAAAGGAATCCTCGCTATTAGGAAGAAAGGCAAGCTTCCTCCTCCTGTGCATACTCAAGAATACGCGCTTGAATATGGTACGGCTGCCCTAGAGTTACCAGGTGAGGGGATTGATCTTCAAGGTAAAAAGGTAGTCCTCATTGATGATGTTTTGGCCACAGGCGGTACACTCGTAGCAGCGAAGTCGCTAATTGAGAATTGTGGTGGAACAGTTGCGGGTTATGCAGTTGTCCTAGAAGTAAAAAACCTCAAAGGGCGAGAGCGTCTCAGCGATGCACCTCTTGTAGTAGTAAATGAGCCGGAGACCATAAATTAA
- a CDS encoding ABC transporter substrate-binding protein, with product MRAPKDHGRSHTRRPLSVNHGWTIGFALKALAAVLVSSVLLTACGSDSTRDGTAGNGKHFGYAVDDYLVTTNAGTNVGVSTNAQLMAGRLYPSAYVSGPKGQLIPNRTLVETQVLPGPNQQVIYKIADSAVYSDGKPVTCDAFLLAFTAGSMNSLFESHMPLAQQVDHVECTAGSKQATVVYKENFGARWRQLFGAGVLMPAHAVAAKAGISLEELNRLLKSRDYAALTRIAEIWNNGFNLKHFDPELQVASGPFKIESVGDKGEVVFVRNDLYNGEKAALDRLVVWPRGIDLNELRNKGSLQIADVTNTDLISWLDRNDSHNPYTVAAETGLLTDSLILGDAGIFSDVEARRALAACVDQASVAKASSTASGVDVQPVYARTVRATDAVNAQLRDIIEPHVHVNIDVAKRLEGKTIKVGYDGPDPRKKAMVEEIRKSCAAAGITIEDAAKEAASLADLSHTHVTDSGVGLVEEGTIDAILMAVDPSSEYADVASLSNNVQATRAAERRSWEEVPTIPLASQPRVFVVDKAVGNVVTNTDLSGIGWNMDRWNVVGAR from the coding sequence TTGAGAGCACCAAAAGACCACGGACGTAGCCATACGCGTCGGCCATTGTCGGTAAACCATGGTTGGACCATAGGTTTTGCTTTGAAAGCTCTTGCCGCAGTACTTGTGTCCTCAGTTCTTTTGACGGCTTGCGGTAGCGATAGTACGCGGGATGGAACAGCAGGTAACGGCAAGCATTTTGGGTATGCCGTAGACGATTACCTAGTGACCACAAACGCAGGCACCAATGTTGGAGTTTCTACGAATGCCCAGCTGATGGCCGGAAGACTCTATCCCTCGGCCTATGTTTCGGGGCCTAAAGGCCAATTGATTCCCAACAGAACTTTGGTGGAAACCCAGGTCCTTCCGGGGCCTAATCAGCAGGTTATCTATAAGATTGCTGATAGTGCCGTGTATTCGGATGGAAAACCTGTAACGTGTGACGCTTTTCTTTTAGCTTTCACCGCAGGCAGCATGAACTCTTTGTTTGAGTCACACATGCCCTTAGCTCAGCAGGTTGACCATGTTGAATGCACAGCTGGCTCAAAGCAAGCGACAGTAGTATACAAAGAAAACTTTGGTGCTCGATGGCGCCAGCTTTTTGGTGCCGGTGTTCTCATGCCTGCACATGCAGTGGCTGCTAAAGCGGGAATAAGCCTTGAAGAACTCAATAGGCTCCTCAAATCTAGGGATTATGCAGCTTTAACTAGAATCGCAGAGATCTGGAACAACGGTTTTAATCTGAAGCATTTTGATCCAGAACTCCAGGTTGCCTCTGGTCCTTTCAAAATAGAGTCGGTCGGAGACAAGGGCGAAGTAGTTTTTGTCCGTAATGATCTATACAACGGAGAAAAAGCTGCGCTAGATCGGCTGGTTGTGTGGCCGCGTGGCATTGATCTTAACGAGTTGCGCAACAAAGGCAGTCTGCAGATCGCAGATGTGACTAATACGGATTTGATTAGTTGGCTCGATCGTAATGATTCCCACAACCCTTATACAGTGGCAGCAGAAACTGGTTTGTTAACGGATTCGTTGATTTTGGGCGACGCTGGAATATTTTCAGATGTAGAAGCACGTCGTGCTTTGGCTGCATGCGTGGATCAAGCAAGCGTAGCTAAGGCTTCAAGTACAGCGTCGGGAGTAGACGTCCAGCCAGTCTATGCGAGAACCGTGCGCGCAACTGATGCTGTCAATGCACAATTAAGGGACATTATTGAGCCTCATGTCCACGTTAATATCGATGTAGCTAAGAGGCTAGAGGGCAAGACCATCAAAGTGGGATATGACGGCCCAGATCCTCGAAAGAAAGCTATGGTCGAGGAAATTCGTAAGTCGTGTGCTGCTGCTGGAATTACGATTGAGGATGCGGCCAAAGAAGCTGCGTCTTTGGCTGACCTGAGCCATACTCACGTTACAGATTCCGGTGTAGGCCTTGTCGAGGAGGGCACTATCGACGCCATCTTGATGGCAGTCGATCCATCATCGGAGTATGCAGACGTGGCTAGCTTGAGCAATAACGTCCAAGCAACGCGAGCCGCGGAGCGACGCTCTTGGGAAGAAGTACCTACTATTCCTTTGGCTTCCCAGCCCCGAGTGTTTGTAGTGGATAAGGCAGTGGGTAACGTGGTTACTAATACAGACTTATCTGGAATTGGTTGGAATATGGATCGCTGGAACGTAGTGGGGGCTCGATAG
- the secF gene encoding protein translocase subunit SecF, which yields MSSKGVLNKLYTGDGGLDFVGKRRTWYWATAAILLVCLVSIALRGFSLGIDFVGGTKINMPAGNLETTSVSKTFEEATGVEPKLVQIVGSGDTRILEINSKRLSEEQIGSARQALFEAYKPADTSGKQTPDAIGDSTVSESWGSTITKRMLISMFVFLVAVFIYIAVRLEREMAVAAIAALLVDFVAIAGIYALLGFEVSPATIIGLLTVLAFSLYDTVIVFDKVRENTAGYLGNRSRTYAEHANLAVNQTVMRSISTTVISALPILALIVIAVWLLGVGTLKDLALVQLIGVIEGTFSSVFLATPILVSLKNRSKETKAHNAKVAEHRNLRNGAQDSTESSDDAHDTELSDAHKRTVSSPTSTGASWRPQRR from the coding sequence GTGAGTTCCAAAGGAGTTCTAAATAAGCTTTATACAGGTGACGGTGGTCTTGACTTTGTAGGAAAGCGCCGGACCTGGTACTGGGCAACTGCGGCAATTTTGCTTGTATGCCTTGTCAGCATCGCTCTTCGCGGGTTTAGTCTTGGGATTGACTTTGTTGGTGGCACAAAAATCAACATGCCGGCAGGAAACTTGGAAACTACCTCAGTGTCCAAGACCTTTGAGGAAGCTACGGGCGTTGAGCCAAAATTAGTTCAGATCGTAGGCTCTGGTGATACCCGAATCCTGGAGATTAATTCCAAGCGGCTTTCGGAGGAACAGATCGGTAGCGCCCGCCAGGCACTTTTTGAGGCCTATAAGCCTGCTGATACTTCCGGGAAACAAACTCCGGATGCTATCGGTGATTCCACGGTGTCAGAATCGTGGGGTTCCACGATCACTAAGCGGATGCTGATCTCCATGTTCGTCTTTTTGGTTGCTGTGTTTATCTACATTGCTGTGCGCCTGGAACGCGAAATGGCAGTGGCAGCTATCGCGGCGCTTCTGGTGGACTTTGTCGCTATCGCTGGTATTTATGCCCTCCTGGGCTTTGAGGTTTCTCCCGCAACAATCATTGGTCTGCTTACGGTCCTCGCATTCTCGCTGTATGACACCGTCATTGTCTTTGATAAAGTTCGCGAAAATACAGCCGGTTACTTAGGAAACCGGTCGAGAACGTATGCAGAGCATGCAAATCTAGCAGTGAACCAAACTGTGATGCGCTCCATCTCTACTACCGTTATCTCGGCGCTTCCTATTCTTGCGCTGATCGTGATTGCTGTGTGGCTATTGGGAGTGGGAACGCTCAAGGACTTGGCACTCGTGCAGCTCATCGGTGTTATTGAAGGAACATTCTCCTCCGTCTTCCTTGCAACCCCCATCCTTGTGAGCCTGAAAAACCGCTCGAAGGAGACAAAAGCGCATAACGCAAAGGTTGCTGAGCATCGAAATTTGCGAAACGGAGCTCAAGACTCCACGGAGAGTTCTGATGATGCGCATGACACTGAGCTTTCCGACGCTCACAAGCGCACCGTAAGTTCTCCCACATCTACGGGTGCGAGCTGGCGGCCACAGCGTCGTTAG
- the secD gene encoding protein translocase subunit SecD produces the protein MPSQSQKAAKGSRAWPKQALALFILIIAVIYALIFATGDHKATPKLGIDLQGGTRVTLVPQGANPTDEQLRQARMILENRVNGMGVSGASVVTDGNTLVITVPGEDTSQARALGQTSQLLFRPVATPAQPDTAKLLESLEAMANRWVSIGVLNADEANTALENTSKALAKAQGKEEKDAKAPKVTAAAPEAPANSIEAEAFRKKVIDALKKDRQSTDATTQLAASSLLKCTDQPDPLQGTDDAALPLVTCDPSSGRVYVLDPAPTLIGENPENKDAKRLTGNEIDTNRPITGGLNSQTGQMEIGFSFKSENGDQGSATWADLTQKYLRKQVAITLDSQIISAPVIQSPTPVGSATSITGDFSQQEAQELANNLKYGALPLSFAGENGESGGTTTTVPASLGTASLKAGLIAGLVGLALVAAFSFYFYRFFGIISIFSLFTSFTLVYGSLVLLGRWIGYSLDLAGIAGLIIGIGTTADSFVVLYERIKDEVRDGRTFRSAVPRGWERAKQTIITGNAVTLIGAVIIYILAVGDVKGFAFTLGLTTLFDIVVTFLVTAPLVIMASRKPWTSQPSANGMSKIFKIAQQREQERKLQDSAVTDSEQGIVGASVDSKEADKHEGDNK, from the coding sequence TTGCCTTCGCAATCACAGAAGGCGGCTAAAGGATCCAGAGCGTGGCCCAAGCAGGCACTTGCTCTTTTCATCCTGATTATCGCCGTGATCTATGCATTGATCTTTGCCACAGGTGACCATAAGGCCACGCCAAAGCTTGGTATTGACCTGCAGGGCGGTACCCGCGTTACTTTGGTACCACAAGGCGCAAACCCGACTGATGAACAGTTGCGTCAGGCGCGGATGATCCTCGAAAACCGTGTGAACGGCATGGGAGTTTCAGGCGCAAGTGTTGTCACAGATGGCAACACCCTCGTTATTACTGTCCCCGGTGAAGACACTTCTCAAGCACGTGCACTTGGGCAAACGTCTCAGTTGTTGTTCCGTCCTGTTGCAACTCCAGCCCAGCCAGATACTGCAAAACTGTTGGAGTCTTTGGAAGCCATGGCAAACCGCTGGGTCTCTATCGGAGTGCTTAACGCCGATGAGGCAAACACTGCGCTTGAGAACACCTCCAAAGCTTTAGCTAAGGCTCAAGGTAAAGAGGAAAAAGACGCAAAGGCTCCCAAAGTTACCGCCGCTGCGCCTGAGGCCCCAGCTAATTCCATCGAAGCGGAGGCCTTCCGTAAGAAAGTCATTGATGCGTTGAAGAAGGATCGGCAGTCGACTGATGCCACAACGCAGCTGGCTGCGAGTTCTTTGCTCAAGTGCACAGACCAGCCAGATCCGCTTCAAGGAACTGACGACGCAGCTCTGCCGCTGGTTACGTGTGATCCCAGTAGCGGACGTGTGTATGTGCTCGATCCAGCTCCTACTCTGATCGGTGAGAATCCGGAGAACAAGGATGCGAAGCGTCTTACCGGCAACGAGATTGATACCAACCGTCCGATCACCGGTGGTCTTAACAGCCAAACAGGCCAGATGGAGATTGGTTTCTCCTTCAAATCAGAAAATGGCGATCAAGGTAGCGCCACCTGGGCTGATTTAACTCAGAAGTATCTGCGAAAGCAGGTCGCAATCACCCTTGACTCACAGATCATTTCTGCTCCTGTGATCCAGTCTCCCACGCCAGTTGGCTCAGCGACGTCGATCACCGGTGACTTTAGTCAGCAGGAAGCTCAAGAGCTGGCTAACAACCTGAAATACGGAGCACTCCCACTGAGCTTCGCAGGAGAAAACGGTGAGTCCGGTGGAACCACCACCACCGTTCCCGCGTCGTTGGGAACTGCGTCGTTGAAGGCCGGTTTGATCGCAGGACTCGTGGGCCTGGCATTAGTAGCAGCATTCTCCTTCTACTTCTACCGGTTCTTTGGAATCATCTCGATCTTCTCTCTGTTCACCTCTTTCACTCTGGTGTATGGCTCTTTGGTCTTGCTTGGCCGTTGGATAGGCTATTCATTGGATCTCGCAGGCATTGCAGGTTTGATTATCGGTATCGGTACCACAGCTGACTCCTTTGTGGTTCTTTATGAACGCATCAAGGATGAGGTGCGGGATGGACGCACGTTCCGTTCAGCAGTTCCGCGTGGCTGGGAGCGTGCTAAGCAAACGATCATCACTGGTAACGCTGTCACGCTTATTGGTGCGGTTATCATCTACATCCTCGCCGTGGGTGACGTTAAGGGCTTCGCGTTTACCCTGGGTCTTACCACGCTCTTTGACATTGTGGTGACCTTCTTGGTTACTGCGCCGTTGGTGATTATGGCTTCACGTAAGCCGTGGACCTCTCAACCAAGCGCGAATGGAATGAGCAAGATCTTTAAGATCGCCCAACAGCGTGAACAGGAGCGGAAGTTGCAGGATTCCGCAGTAACCGACTCCGAACAGGGGATCGTCGGGGCATCCGTCGACTCCAAAGAAGCTGATAAGCATGAGGGAGACAACAAGTGA
- the yajC gene encoding preprotein translocase subunit YajC gives MSTNFILLIVLLLVLVLPSFLFQQKQKRRIQELKDLQDNVMIGDVVVTTAGLHATIRGIDADTVELETSPGVVSTYEKFAVVKNLTAETNKTTAEAKTETQEDDNSLDPHN, from the coding sequence ATGTCTACTAATTTCATCTTGCTTATCGTCCTTCTACTAGTTCTCGTGCTTCCGTCGTTTTTGTTCCAGCAGAAGCAGAAACGACGCATACAAGAGCTCAAGGATCTACAAGATAACGTGATGATCGGAGACGTCGTTGTTACCACGGCTGGATTGCACGCTACGATCCGGGGCATCGACGCTGACACTGTTGAGCTTGAGACAAGCCCTGGCGTGGTCAGCACATATGAAAAGTTTGCTGTGGTGAAGAATCTGACTGCAGAGACCAATAAAACAACTGCGGAGGCTAAGACGGAAACTCAGGAAGACGACAATTCTCTGGATCCGCATAACTAA
- the ruvB gene encoding Holliday junction branch migration DNA helicase RuvB, with protein MANVEKTEFNIVPSGGRVSETGRPQDTPVDARQQAGENDTETTLRPRSIDEFIGQPKVRDQLNLVLTGAKNRGVTPDHVLLSGPPGLGKTTMAMIIAYELGTSLRMTSGPALERAGDLAAMLSNLMEGDVLFIDEIHRMARPAEEMLYMAMEDFRIDVIVGKGPGATSIPLELAPFTLVGATTRSGMLTGPLRDRFGFTAQMEFYENSDLTKVVLRAAKILGVTIDDAAAVEIASRSRGTPRIANRLLRRVRDFAEVHSDGHIDVEAARAALVVFDVDEKGLDRLDRAVLEALIKGHGGGPVGVSTLAIAVGEEPSTVEEVCEPYLVRAGMVTRTGRGRVATAAAWRHLGLVPPEGLAHFSDEHS; from the coding sequence ATGGCAAATGTAGAAAAGACTGAATTCAACATTGTTCCGTCTGGAGGTCGGGTTTCTGAAACCGGTAGGCCTCAGGACACCCCAGTGGACGCGCGGCAGCAGGCAGGGGAAAACGACACAGAAACAACACTGCGGCCAAGAAGCATTGATGAGTTTATTGGCCAGCCTAAAGTTCGGGACCAACTTAATCTTGTGCTGACAGGCGCAAAAAACCGTGGTGTGACCCCAGATCATGTGTTGCTGTCCGGTCCACCTGGTTTGGGCAAAACAACGATGGCAATGATCATCGCCTATGAACTAGGGACGAGTTTGCGAATGACCTCAGGTCCGGCGTTGGAGCGCGCCGGTGACCTGGCGGCGATGCTGTCTAATCTGATGGAAGGCGATGTACTTTTTATCGATGAGATTCACCGGATGGCGCGCCCTGCAGAAGAAATGCTGTACATGGCGATGGAAGATTTTCGGATTGACGTAATCGTGGGCAAAGGGCCAGGAGCAACGTCGATTCCGCTCGAACTCGCACCGTTTACCCTTGTGGGTGCTACTACTCGTTCTGGAATGCTTACCGGTCCATTGCGAGACCGATTCGGTTTCACCGCGCAGATGGAATTCTATGAAAACTCTGATCTGACTAAGGTTGTGCTGCGCGCCGCTAAGATCTTGGGCGTTACTATCGACGATGCCGCCGCCGTCGAAATAGCTTCGAGATCTAGGGGAACACCTCGTATTGCTAACCGGCTTTTGCGTCGGGTGCGGGATTTTGCGGAAGTCCATTCTGATGGACATATCGATGTAGAGGCCGCACGCGCAGCTTTAGTGGTGTTTGACGTGGACGAAAAAGGTCTTGACCGCCTTGATCGTGCGGTCTTGGAAGCGCTTATTAAAGGCCACGGGGGAGGACCAGTGGGTGTAAGCACGCTCGCTATCGCCGTGGGTGAAGAACCCTCAACCGTGGAAGAAGTCTGTGAGCCCTATCTGGTACGTGCCGGGATGGTAACCAGAACAGGGCGTGGACGTGTTGCTACGGCTGCAGCATGGCGGCACTTAGGATTAGTACCTCCTGAAGGCCTCGCGCACTTTAGCGACGAGCACAGCTAG
- the ruvA gene encoding Holliday junction branch migration protein RuvA, with product MIVSLRGTVASIGLGSAVIECNGVGYEVLASPSTLAHMSRGEECFVLTTMVVREDSQTLYGFASDEARQMFTLLQTVSGLGPKLALAAQSVLSATDLAHAIANQDAKTLQRIPGVGKRVAERIIVDLKDKVSAFITAGDAATPAPGGVSLATNDVAAQVLEALLGLGFTEKVAEPVVISVLADSPNATTSQVLRLALSALGKKK from the coding sequence ATGATCGTTTCCCTTCGCGGGACTGTAGCCTCCATCGGTCTTGGTAGCGCAGTTATTGAGTGCAACGGGGTCGGATATGAAGTACTCGCTAGTCCCAGCACCTTGGCGCACATGAGCAGGGGAGAAGAGTGCTTTGTTCTGACCACCATGGTGGTCAGAGAAGATTCCCAAACCCTTTACGGGTTTGCCAGCGATGAAGCTCGGCAGATGTTTACGCTGCTGCAAACAGTCTCTGGTCTAGGACCAAAACTGGCTTTGGCAGCGCAATCGGTTTTGTCCGCAACAGATCTAGCGCATGCGATTGCTAACCAGGATGCAAAGACTCTCCAGCGCATACCGGGAGTGGGAAAACGAGTTGCAGAGCGCATCATCGTTGACCTCAAAGACAAGGTTTCAGCGTTTATTACCGCTGGAGATGCTGCTACTCCCGCGCCGGGAGGAGTTTCTTTAGCAACCAACGATGTTGCTGCGCAAGTACTTGAGGCTCTCCTCGGCCTCGGCTTTACAGAAAAAGTTGCAGAACCTGTGGTGATTTCCGTGTTAGCTGATTCTCCGAATGCGACCACGTCCCAGGTGCTGCGTCTAGCCCTGAGTGCGCTGGGCAAAAAGAAATAG
- the ruvC gene encoding crossover junction endodeoxyribonuclease RuvC produces the protein MSAEGLRVMGIDPGLTRCGLSVVQAGRGRQVMPIAVGVVRTPPQADLTVRLLELSDAVNEWMDEYQPDVVAIERIFERGNVSTVMHTAHGVGVLVLAAAQRGIDVHMYTPSEAKKAISGNGRADKKQMTAMITRILGLSEPPKPADAADALALAVCHCWRAPMLEIQRRTEKQSTEQKKRLALLAKNAASDNS, from the coding sequence ATGAGCGCCGAGGGCTTACGCGTGATGGGAATAGATCCTGGCCTTACTCGGTGCGGCCTATCTGTGGTGCAAGCTGGGCGAGGTCGGCAAGTGATGCCCATTGCTGTGGGAGTTGTACGGACACCGCCTCAGGCTGACCTCACTGTGCGCCTGCTAGAACTTAGCGATGCGGTGAACGAATGGATGGATGAATATCAACCTGACGTCGTGGCCATTGAGCGGATTTTTGAGAGGGGCAACGTTTCCACTGTTATGCACACCGCCCATGGCGTTGGTGTGCTGGTGTTGGCAGCAGCTCAACGTGGAATCGATGTACACATGTACACGCCTAGTGAAGCTAAAAAAGCTATCTCAGGAAATGGGCGGGCAGATAAGAAACAAATGACCGCAATGATTACGCGGATTTTGGGTTTGAGTGAACCTCCCAAACCTGCTGATGCCGCAGACGCGTTGGCACTTGCAGTCTGTCACTGTTGGCGTGCACCAATGCTGGAAATTCAACGTAGAACTGAAAAACAGAGTACAGAACAGAAAAAGCGATTGGCGCTGTTAGCTAAAAATGCTGCGTCAGATAACTCATAA